The region ACATGGGCGATGAAAATGGGCCACACACGCCTTTAGAGGCCTTCCTCTCACAGATTGAAGGCATCGATATGTTAAGTGAAGGATTAAAAGGTCAGAGACCTATTGAGGTTCAGGGCGAGCGACTTGAAGGAGCGTCATTACAAGAGCTTAGTGACTCACTCTTGCTGAGTACTCAATCTGAGGATCTACGCTCAGTGGAAGAATTATTAGCCTACGGGCAAGCGCTGGTGACAGAGTGGGAAGATTACGTCGGTGCCACTATGGACGGTGAATCAAGCCACCCATACGTTAATCTAGTTGCCCAATTACCTGCTCATGTCATGCAAGCCATGGGAACGACTGGTTCGACTGAAGGTGGAGATCAACCACTCTTACAACAGGGTCCTCTAAAACAATGGGCGTTTGTGTTACAAAGCTTACAGAGAAACACCACGGCTCAACAGGCTAATCATGGGCCCAATCGTACCGCTAACATTATTAATATGGTTGATTTGAGACACACAGTTGAAGCTGCAGTTCAACAATGGAAACAGCACCCACAGGCCTTAAAAAAACTTGCTGAATCACTTAACAAGATTGAAAGCCCAGCACAAATAGAGCAAAACGTAGCGGTACAGAAAAGCTGGCGTCAACCATCGTTCCTCCCAGTTTCTCTTTTAAATCAAATAACTCATAACCAGAAGCAGGGAGCCACGACATCGGATGCTGAGGGGAGTAGAGCAACAGATAAGGCAGTTGTAGAAGGGTATATAAGGGCACCTGACCAGAAGATCGCTACAGTCGGTGCAAGACAAACAGAAGGAGAACATACAAA is a window of Caldalkalibacillus salinus DNA encoding:
- a CDS encoding flagellar hook-length control protein FliK; the encoded protein is MADLLQSGQTGELAIHSKAVASHNSDETHSSPFQRMLANDTQSNMGDENGPHTPLEAFLSQIEGIDMLSEGLKGQRPIEVQGERLEGASLQELSDSLLLSTQSEDLRSVEELLAYGQALVTEWEDYVGATMDGESSHPYVNLVAQLPAHVMQAMGTTGSTEGGDQPLLQQGPLKQWAFVLQSLQRNTTAQQANHGPNRTANIINMVDLRHTVEAAVQQWKQHPQALKKLAESLNKIESPAQIEQNVAVQKSWRQPSFLPVSLLNQITHNQKQGATTSDAEGSRATDKAVVEGYIRAPDQKIATVGARQTEGEHTNARFNHLLQDVREILSTRVSQGISREGSELRVRLHPEHLGHLDIRLTSIEGKVNAQIMASSLVAKDALETGLSQLRLALLNQGIQVERIDVSQQSQSQQSHEQRQSQQAMQQHQEQGHQQQGHQDQEQVPNRTDGPVNDYTTVSTESYAAEDAFLGHEQDLNINFTV